TTTCACATGCTTGGTATTCCCTGCCCAGCATACTACAAACAATTCTTTAAAAACCTTGTAATGTGCATCTAAAGCTTCATGACGATGGTTTATAAAATTAATAACGCCATCTAACGTAAGCTCTATGTTGTTTTTTGCTTTATTCTCAATGGCAGCAACGATTTCAGAATTAACATCTTTTATCTCAATGTCGAAATCTTTAGGCATTGAGATGCTTCCATCGCGTAAGAAAATAGAGCCGCCCCAATATTTCCAGATATTTTTTCGCAAGGAGGTAATCTCTCCAGTGGGTCTAATGGTAACTAAGCCCACCACCTTATCTTCTGGTAGATGAGGAAACAGAACATTTTCGTAAGAGATTAGAGGTGCATTGGTAAGGTATGCATTGATTAAGTTTTGCAGTTTACTATCATCAAAAAAGTCTACCCCTCTAATCTCGTTGCCTTCATCTTCTACCCCAATTACAATAAAACTATTGTTTTTAGGATTGCTATTACTAAGCGCACAAATGTGCTTTAAAAATTTAGCCTTTCCTTCTTTGCTACCTAAATCAATCTTTCTTTTTTTGTCATAAAAGCTGCTCTCATCGTTATGAGCAAGGAGGTTTTTTATCAAAAGGCGTTTGTTGATCATATTAATTTTCCGCGTAGGCGGAAATCTTAAGTTTTTAGACTGGTAGTTGAAATATAAATTATCTTTTGTTCACAACCGTACTACTAGCCTGGTCTAAACACATCACAGTTAGGTCTGCAATATTAACATGTGGCGGTCTGGTAACTGCAAATAGTATAATATCGGCAATGTCTTCTGGTTGTAAGGGCGTAAAATTCTGATATACTTTTTTGGCTCGCTCTGTATCGCCTTTAAAGCGTACTTCGCTAAATTCGGTTTCAACCATGCCCGGGTTTATGGCGCTAATTTTTATTCCTGTTCCGTTGAGGTCTAGTCGCATACCTTGGTTTATAGCATCTACGGCATGTTTACTCGCGCAATACACATTGCCGTTTGGGTACACTTCTTTTCCCGCTGTAGACCCAATATTAATAATATGTCCAGCTTGCTTTTCCAGCATTTTAGGAAGTACTGCTTTGCTCATGTAAAGAAGCCCTTTTACATTAATATCGATCATGGCATCCCAATCGTCGATATCCCCAAACTGAAACGGATCTAGTCCGTGGGCGTTCCCAGCGTTATTTATTAAGATATCAATAGCCGCAAACTCGGGCGGAAGGTTTTGTAGAAGTTTAAAGACAGTGGCTTTTTCTCTAACATCAAACTGAAGCGTATATACCTTTGTTTTTCTAGACAACGTCTCTTTTAATGAGTCAAGCCGTTCTATTCTTCTACCACAAAGAATGAGAATTGCGCCGTTTTCTGCGAAGAGTTCTGCTGTTGCTTTACCTATGCCGCTGGTTGCCCCAGAAATCAGGACAATTTTATTTTGTATAGTCATATGGGTTCAATTTCAGCTTAAAAATAACGATTCTTTTAACATTTTATATAGTTAAGGGGTGGTTAAATCGCGCGTTAATCAATGTTAACTTCATGGGCAACGACCTTGCTTATTTCTACTTTTAATTATTATAAATTCAATACCATGAAACGACAACAATTATTAGTACAACGAACCTTACAGTCACTTTTAAAATACGGAGCATTTTTGCTAGTAATAATGATGGTAGTTTATGCTTGTGGAGATAGTGAAGAACAACAAGAAACACCTTTTACAGAGCCTACA
This Rasiella rasia DNA region includes the following protein-coding sequences:
- a CDS encoding ATP-binding protein, with the protein product MINKRLLIKNLLAHNDESSFYDKKRKIDLGSKEGKAKFLKHICALSNSNPKNNSFIVIGVEDEGNEIRGVDFFDDSKLQNLINAYLTNAPLISYENVLFPHLPEDKVVGLVTIRPTGEITSLRKNIWKYWGGSIFLRDGSISMPKDFDIEIKDVNSEIVAAIENKAKNNIELTLDGVINFINHRHEALDAHYKVFKELFVVCWAGNTKHVKDKTYYSRVDIELINEQVKLFYSALDEVSIVYTDDYFRITEYVHLGLNNQFRYYPLEEVTINFKENGFYNIDTQLIFEAPKFNKKTLHHIYNATNALLEKLRKDIPLTLSEEKDVRNLAETYLICYLNDFSDAKTKLLEAKPFLKTRGGVAYQAFKESLRILRKVKYN
- a CDS encoding SDR family NAD(P)-dependent oxidoreductase, with translation MTIQNKIVLISGATSGIGKATAELFAENGAILILCGRRIERLDSLKETLSRKTKVYTLQFDVREKATVFKLLQNLPPEFAAIDILINNAGNAHGLDPFQFGDIDDWDAMIDINVKGLLYMSKAVLPKMLEKQAGHIINIGSTAGKEVYPNGNVYCASKHAVDAINQGMRLDLNGTGIKISAINPGMVETEFSEVRFKGDTERAKKVYQNFTPLQPEDIADIILFAVTRPPHVNIADLTVMCLDQASSTVVNKR